The Micromonospora sp. Llam0 genome contains a region encoding:
- a CDS encoding TRM11 family methyltransferase has protein sequence MNNTTGTAGPNETTAAWPLDLSVWATAQSTGPVQRRGRYVPQSVKHPARMLPAIAAHAVRSYTQPGDLVFDPMCGIGTTIVEAIHAGRDAVGVEYESRWSDIADLNIAHAHRHGATGRGSVIRGDATRLTALLPAALQGQVSLVVTSPPYGPTVHGLVRPGTGGVAKFDNRYGEDKGNLAYRSSLAGLVDGFTEILRGCHALLRPGGVVVVTARPWRKRGELVDLPSAVLAAGTAAGFVPLERCVALLAAVRGGQLVARPSFFQLQQVRKARSSGVPMHLIAHEDVLVLGKPQRSGSSREPKCSHGEPEGPGAPSSHVGPCVPGEAEEPLP, from the coding sequence GGCGGGCCCGAACGAGACGACCGCTGCGTGGCCGCTGGACCTGTCGGTCTGGGCAACCGCCCAGTCCACCGGCCCGGTCCAGCGGCGCGGCCGGTACGTTCCCCAGTCGGTCAAGCACCCGGCGAGGATGCTGCCCGCGATCGCCGCCCATGCCGTGCGCTCCTACACCCAACCCGGCGACCTAGTGTTCGACCCCATGTGCGGGATCGGCACCACGATCGTAGAGGCCATCCACGCCGGCCGTGACGCGGTCGGCGTGGAGTACGAGTCCCGCTGGTCTGACATCGCCGACCTCAACATCGCCCACGCCCACCGGCACGGCGCGACCGGCCGCGGCTCGGTGATCCGCGGCGACGCCACCCGGCTGACCGCGCTGCTGCCCGCCGCCCTGCAGGGGCAGGTCTCCCTCGTGGTGACCTCGCCACCGTACGGGCCGACCGTGCACGGCCTCGTCCGCCCCGGCACCGGCGGGGTCGCCAAGTTCGACAACCGCTACGGCGAGGACAAGGGCAACCTGGCCTACCGCTCGTCCCTGGCTGGGCTGGTCGACGGGTTCACCGAAATCCTGCGCGGCTGCCACGCCCTGCTGCGCCCCGGCGGGGTGGTCGTGGTGACCGCCCGGCCGTGGCGCAAGCGAGGCGAGCTGGTCGACCTGCCCTCGGCGGTCCTGGCCGCTGGCACCGCCGCAGGCTTCGTGCCGCTCGAGCGGTGCGTCGCCCTGCTCGCCGCCGTCCGCGGTGGGCAGCTCGTCGCCCGGCCGTCGTTTTTCCAGCTTCAGCAGGTTCGCAAGGCCCGCTCGTCCGGGGTGCCGATGCACCTGATCGCGCACGAGGACGTGCTGGTGCTCGGCAAGCCGCAAAGGTCCGGAAGTTCCCGCGAACCCAAGTGTTCTCACGGGGAACCGGAGGGCCCTGGTGCCCCATCCTCGCATGTCGGCCCTTGTGTTCCTGGCGAAGCTGAGGAGCCGTTGCCATGA
- a CDS encoding NADAR family protein, translated as MSTPDPHWHDQIAAAARGYDAGKLAEQAPRRADWASARLAVMTILLRAKYTQHTQMAQTLLASGDARVIYVDFDSAYWSVGSERATNWIGRLLEVIRSELAAAEAGIPLPAIHGNGSSASPGTQGPTCEDGAPGPSGSP; from the coding sequence CTGTCGACTCCCGACCCGCACTGGCACGACCAGATCGCTGCGGCGGCGCGCGGATACGACGCCGGCAAACTCGCCGAGCAGGCACCCCGCCGCGCCGACTGGGCCTCGGCACGTCTGGCCGTCATGACCATCCTGCTGCGTGCCAAGTACACCCAGCACACGCAGATGGCACAGACATTGCTCGCCAGCGGCGACGCCCGCGTCATCTACGTCGACTTCGACTCCGCCTACTGGTCCGTCGGTAGCGAACGAGCCACCAACTGGATCGGCCGTCTGCTGGAAGTGATTCGCTCCGAACTCGCAGCTGCCGAGGCCGGGATCCCCCTTCCTGCGATTCATGGCAACGGCTCCTCAGCTTCGCCAGGAACACAAGGGCCGACATGCGAGGATGGGGCACCAGGGCCCTCCGGTTCCCCGTGA
- a CDS encoding ISAs1 family transposase, which produces MSHSVTPAVDPVSTPVVGDVASSCHDLLELLLAVSDGRSAQGRDHPVAVVLTLVAAATVAGATGYTAIAGWVADVPAEVMDSLYERVGARPAGPPSRSTIWRVCTDTDTDVLDAVIAEWTTTRHAHVRAGAPTQLRLDGKTVGGAVGDDGNQLHLLSALAGDPRPGAVGVVLAQAPTDGAKTTEPATARALLQTLDLPGMTVTADALHTVRATAELIHHHGGQFMFPVKENRRTLFDALNALPWADTPPDLESVDMGHGRRTRRTIRVLPAPPDLPFPHVNQVWLIERYVTHTATGKQSAAAQLGVASHTPDQAGPAELAAYNRSHWAIESLHWIRDTCYREDRSTTRTRSGPRVLASLRNLAINALRLAGRTDITEATRWAARDMTRPFAILNLTR; this is translated from the coding sequence ATGTCGCATTCTGTCACCCCCGCTGTCGATCCGGTGTCGACGCCGGTCGTCGGGGACGTCGCGTCGTCGTGTCACGACCTGCTGGAGCTGTTGTTGGCGGTGTCCGACGGCCGGTCGGCACAGGGCCGTGACCATCCGGTCGCGGTCGTCCTGACGCTGGTGGCGGCCGCGACCGTGGCCGGGGCGACCGGCTACACCGCGATCGCGGGCTGGGTCGCCGACGTACCGGCCGAGGTCATGGACAGCCTCTACGAACGGGTCGGGGCCAGACCGGCGGGACCGCCGTCCCGGTCGACGATCTGGCGGGTCTGCACCGACACCGACACCGACGTGCTCGACGCCGTCATCGCCGAATGGACAACGACGCGACACGCCCACGTCAGAGCCGGCGCGCCGACCCAGCTACGCCTGGACGGCAAGACCGTGGGCGGCGCCGTCGGCGACGACGGGAACCAACTGCACCTGCTGTCCGCTCTCGCCGGGGACCCGCGACCGGGCGCGGTCGGCGTCGTGCTCGCCCAGGCACCGACCGACGGCGCGAAGACCACGGAGCCGGCCACCGCCCGCGCCCTGCTGCAGACCCTCGACCTGCCAGGCATGACCGTCACCGCGGACGCGTTGCACACCGTCAGGGCGACCGCCGAACTCATCCACCACCACGGCGGCCAGTTCATGTTCCCGGTCAAGGAGAACCGGCGGACCCTGTTCGACGCACTCAACGCGCTGCCCTGGGCCGACACACCGCCTGACCTGGAAAGCGTCGACATGGGACATGGCCGCCGGACCCGCCGCACCATCCGTGTCCTGCCCGCCCCGCCCGATCTGCCGTTCCCGCACGTCAACCAGGTCTGGCTGATCGAACGCTACGTCACGCACACCGCCACCGGGAAACAGTCCGCCGCCGCGCAGCTCGGCGTCGCCAGCCACACTCCCGACCAGGCCGGCCCCGCCGAACTGGCCGCCTACAACCGGAGCCACTGGGCCATCGAGTCGTTGCACTGGATCAGGGACACCTGCTACCGGGAAGACCGGTCGACCACGCGTACCCGGTCCGGGCCCCGCGTCCTGGCCTCGCTACGCAACCTAGCGATCAACGCCCTACGCCTGGCCGGCCGAACCGACATCACGGAAGCCACCAGATGGGCCGCCCGCGACATGACCAGGCCATTCGCCATCCTCAACCTCACCAGATGA
- a CDS encoding DUF1768 domain-containing protein — MTRYRRTYRNVDGQRVEGTWRHIFTRNMDTYFLTDLVIYADGAIDCGTGGLTDLDGLAEQLRRGQVATTLEDGAWASAHHLAGWRFTEPRSAINAEMLLGEASDEIDRLNGRPDSTDRCLQAATTYLADPTEDNRRTLRERYLAIPEHLRTYALGDMDRKDAPLRILITDLGEPLHGWPDGPVVTEQKRAKAVAYFREREIAIETWDARVPADGPEHPMRPTLTIPKTVYPRGWPDPPGVEVLQNDYPAAITVGANSYPSVTHAYTAVSRSSGEVEDGEWPGHVAGGPSGGFRDVGSAGQA; from the coding sequence GTGACCAGATATCGCCGCACCTACCGCAATGTGGACGGCCAACGAGTCGAAGGCACCTGGCGGCACATCTTCACCCGCAACATGGACACGTACTTCCTGACCGACCTGGTCATCTACGCCGACGGCGCGATCGACTGCGGCACCGGCGGACTCACCGACCTCGACGGACTGGCCGAACAACTCCGCCGTGGCCAAGTCGCGACCACCCTCGAAGACGGCGCGTGGGCATCGGCGCACCACCTGGCGGGGTGGCGGTTCACCGAGCCCCGCTCCGCCATCAACGCCGAGATGCTTCTCGGCGAGGCCTCCGACGAAATCGACCGGCTCAACGGACGGCCCGATTCCACCGATCGATGCCTGCAAGCAGCAACGACCTACCTGGCCGACCCCACCGAGGACAACCGACGCACGCTTCGCGAGCGCTACCTGGCAATCCCCGAGCACCTGCGCACCTACGCCCTCGGCGACATGGACCGCAAGGACGCTCCACTGCGGATCCTGATCACCGACCTGGGCGAACCACTGCACGGCTGGCCAGACGGCCCGGTCGTCACCGAGCAGAAGCGGGCCAAGGCAGTCGCGTACTTCCGCGAGCGCGAGATCGCGATCGAGACATGGGACGCGCGGGTCCCAGCCGATGGCCCCGAACACCCGATGCGGCCCACGCTGACGATCCCGAAGACGGTCTACCCGCGCGGCTGGCCGGATCCCCCCGGCGTCGAAGTCCTGCAGAACGACTACCCGGCAGCCATCACCGTCGGCGCCAACAGCTACCCCAGCGTCACACACGCCTACACGGCCGTTTCAAGATCATCTGGTGAGGTTGAGGATGGCGAATGGCCTGGTCATGTCGCGGGCGGCCCATCTGGTGGCTTCCGTGATGTCGGTTCGGCCGGCCAGGCGTAG
- a CDS encoding integrase, whose protein sequence is MARARDGSTVRRAVTTCAACLAWGLTFAQGVCMACYNFAAPRHGHQAGECGACLRRERLKKGYCRLCWCQARTDRTVLAEDARSAVVLAPYLRDIRHQQLFFADMDRRTAPPRAAPRRYGARGRPLKPPPPPAARPVTGCIQPPLLDAGVRSYRYAAIDLRHGPAPDNPWLAWALHLAHTNAEARGWAPVTRRGMQRVLVMLLANYQEGDLIRVSDFADIVVRRCTNLDYVIEILAAMAVVDDDRPAALEPWLHAKLADLAPPIQRDVLRWARVLRDGGPRTRARRVETVRGYVAATVPALTDWARHREHLREVTRDDVSTYLDTLHGNPRQTATTALRSLFGWAKHSNLIFRNPTARVRGPRVEDAIWQPLRPDELNQAVTAATTPQARLFLVLAAVHAARPGQIRAMHLDDVDLPGRRITIAGHDRPLDELTHHALLDWLDYRHRRWPNTTNPHLLVSTESALRHGPVSHTWILNMRGLAATIERLRIDRQLEEAIATGGDPLHIAAVFAVSEDTAIRYATNARILLQTPPRPPH, encoded by the coding sequence GTGGCGAGAGCGCGCGACGGCAGCACTGTCCGCAGAGCCGTCACCACCTGCGCCGCGTGTCTGGCCTGGGGGCTGACCTTCGCCCAAGGCGTCTGCATGGCCTGTTACAACTTCGCCGCGCCCCGACACGGGCATCAGGCGGGCGAGTGCGGCGCCTGCCTGCGGCGGGAACGGCTGAAGAAGGGCTACTGCCGGCTGTGCTGGTGCCAAGCCCGCACCGATCGCACTGTCCTGGCCGAGGACGCCCGATCGGCGGTAGTGCTGGCGCCATACCTGCGCGACATCCGGCACCAGCAGTTGTTCTTCGCCGACATGGACCGGCGGACGGCCCCGCCCCGGGCTGCGCCGCGACGCTACGGAGCCAGGGGCCGGCCTCTCAAACCGCCACCACCGCCGGCCGCCCGGCCGGTCACTGGATGTATCCAGCCGCCGCTGCTCGACGCCGGAGTGCGCAGCTACCGCTACGCCGCAATCGATCTGCGGCACGGCCCCGCGCCGGACAACCCCTGGCTGGCCTGGGCACTGCACCTGGCCCACACCAACGCGGAGGCCCGTGGCTGGGCCCCGGTCACACGCCGGGGAATGCAACGGGTCCTGGTGATGCTGCTCGCCAACTACCAGGAAGGCGATCTGATCCGGGTCAGCGACTTCGCGGACATCGTCGTGCGCCGCTGCACCAACCTCGACTACGTCATCGAGATCCTCGCCGCCATGGCCGTCGTCGACGATGACCGACCGGCCGCCCTCGAACCATGGCTGCACGCCAAACTCGCCGACCTTGCCCCGCCCATTCAGCGCGATGTGCTGCGGTGGGCCCGGGTCCTGCGCGATGGCGGACCACGCACCCGCGCCCGGCGCGTCGAGACCGTTCGCGGCTATGTCGCCGCTACCGTGCCCGCGTTGACCGACTGGGCGCGGCATCGCGAGCACCTGCGGGAGGTCACCCGTGACGACGTCAGCACGTATCTGGACACGCTGCACGGCAACCCACGCCAGACCGCGACCACCGCCCTGCGGTCGCTGTTCGGCTGGGCCAAGCACAGCAACCTGATCTTTCGTAATCCGACCGCCCGGGTCAGAGGGCCACGCGTCGAGGACGCCATCTGGCAGCCGCTGCGTCCCGACGAGCTGAACCAGGCCGTCACAGCCGCGACAACCCCGCAGGCCCGGCTCTTCCTCGTACTGGCCGCTGTCCACGCGGCGCGCCCCGGCCAGATCCGCGCGATGCACCTCGACGACGTCGACCTGCCCGGCCGGCGCATCACCATCGCCGGCCACGACCGCCCGCTCGACGAGCTGACCCACCACGCACTGCTCGACTGGCTCGACTACCGGCACCGCCGCTGGCCGAACACCACCAACCCGCACCTGCTCGTCAGCACCGAAAGCGCCCTGCGGCACGGCCCGGTCAGCCACACCTGGATCCTGAACATGCGCGGACTGGCCGCCACCATCGAACGACTGCGCATCGACCGCCAGCTCGAGGAGGCCATCGCCACCGGCGGCGACCCGCTGCACATCGCCGCGGTCTTCGCCGTCAGCGAGGACACGGCCATCCGGTACGCCACCAACGCCCGAATCCTCCTGCAGACCCCACCCCGGCCGCCGCACTGA
- a CDS encoding helix-turn-helix transcriptional regulator yields MRWNLRLVAAQRGIWKASDLQRQLAEHGLVISAGKMSGLWSGQPVTVKLADLDVICVVLGCQVGDLLLPEPDTVARPTDAGQVASRAAGATPLAVVPRRRDGRSLPPA; encoded by the coding sequence ATGCGGTGGAACCTGCGGCTGGTCGCCGCCCAGCGTGGTATCTGGAAGGCTTCTGACCTGCAACGCCAGCTCGCCGAGCATGGCTTGGTCATCTCGGCCGGCAAGATGTCCGGCCTGTGGTCGGGGCAGCCGGTCACCGTCAAGCTCGCCGACCTGGACGTCATCTGCGTGGTGCTCGGCTGCCAGGTCGGTGATCTGCTCCTCCCCGAACCGGACACGGTGGCCCGTCCTACGGACGCCGGTCAGGTGGCCTCCCGGGCAGCCGGCGCCACACCGCTCGCGGTGGTGCCCCGACGCCGAGACGGCCGTTCCCTGCCACCGGCCTGA
- a CDS encoding tyrosine-type recombinase/integrase translates to MGHLEQVRSWFGRPLWEMEAADADAYFGRVMRRAPSGTRLARSQALRTYFTFLELRYQTELHAMTGRVVTCPVDEMNRPRGSKDAMLRIPPSEAEVTALFTGWAQELASCRKFAPSARNYTAARLMAEAGLRVNEARRLDLADIKWDLGRFGKLHVRHGKGSRGSGPRERMVPLINHAGRTLHWFIEDVWGQFGDDHTRPCAPLFPSERAGGRVGYDAVRAALAAAVAVHLPVWTDRLTPHVLRHFCASQLYLNGVDLISIQEMLGHAWVATTMRYVHVHRTRIEEAWLAAQQRAAQRLEGVT, encoded by the coding sequence GTGGGCCATCTCGAGCAGGTACGGTCGTGGTTCGGCCGCCCGTTGTGGGAGATGGAAGCGGCGGACGCGGACGCCTACTTCGGGCGGGTGATGCGCCGCGCGCCGAGCGGCACCCGCCTGGCCCGGTCGCAGGCGCTGCGCACCTACTTCACGTTCCTTGAGCTGCGTTACCAGACCGAGTTGCATGCCATGACCGGCCGAGTGGTGACCTGCCCGGTAGACGAAATGAACCGCCCGCGCGGTAGCAAGGACGCCATGCTGCGCATCCCGCCCAGCGAGGCCGAGGTCACCGCCCTGTTCACCGGCTGGGCGCAGGAACTGGCCAGCTGCCGCAAGTTCGCCCCGTCCGCTCGTAACTACACGGCGGCCCGTCTGATGGCCGAGGCCGGACTGCGGGTCAACGAGGCCCGCCGGCTCGACCTGGCCGACATCAAATGGGACCTCGGTCGGTTCGGCAAGCTGCATGTTCGCCACGGCAAGGGCTCGCGTGGCTCGGGTCCTCGAGAGCGGATGGTGCCACTGATCAACCACGCTGGCCGGACTTTGCACTGGTTCATCGAGGACGTGTGGGGCCAGTTCGGTGACGACCACACCCGGCCGTGCGCCCCGCTGTTCCCCTCCGAACGGGCCGGCGGCCGGGTCGGCTACGACGCCGTCCGGGCCGCGCTCGCGGCGGCGGTCGCCGTGCACCTGCCGGTGTGGACCGACCGGCTCACCCCGCACGTGCTGCGACACTTCTGCGCATCGCAGCTCTACCTGAACGGAGTGGACCTCATCTCGATCCAGGAGATGCTCGGACACGCCTGGGTCGCCACCACGATGCGCTACGTCCACGTGCACCGCACGCGGATCGAAGAGGCGTGGCTGGCTGCGCAGCAACGGGCCGCGCAGCGGCTTGAAGGAGTCACGTGA
- a CDS encoding integrase, whose amino-acid sequence MAHLGTLHGEARRTALYALRSLFGWARRTGTIFRNPTVRIQGPRREHPVWQPLTDVEIDAAIAAADTVQARVFVALTAAHAARPIQIRAMQLIDLDLAGRSLIIDGNTRPLDDLTYRVLLEWLEHRRRTWPRTANPHLLVNQITALRLGAVGHTWILNLRRLPATLERLRIDRQLEEAIATGGDPLHLVKVFAISERAAVRYAANAHALLQPEPEHSRHPTPPAGQHLQE is encoded by the coding sequence GTGGCCCACCTGGGCACCCTGCACGGCGAGGCACGACGGACGGCCCTGTACGCGCTACGGTCGCTGTTCGGCTGGGCCAGACGCACCGGCACGATCTTCCGGAACCCCACGGTGCGCATCCAAGGGCCACGACGCGAACATCCGGTCTGGCAGCCGCTAACGGACGTCGAGATCGACGCCGCCATCGCTGCCGCCGACACAGTGCAGGCCCGCGTGTTCGTCGCATTGACCGCCGCCCACGCGGCCCGCCCCATCCAGATCCGGGCTATGCAGCTGATCGACCTCGACCTCGCGGGACGGTCACTGATCATCGACGGCAACACCCGACCGCTCGACGACCTGACCTACCGGGTACTGCTGGAATGGCTCGAACACCGGCGCCGCACCTGGCCCCGGACCGCGAACCCGCACCTGCTGGTCAACCAGATCACCGCGCTGCGGCTCGGAGCGGTCGGCCATACCTGGATCCTGAACCTGCGGCGACTTCCCGCCACGCTCGAGCGTCTACGTATCGACCGCCAACTGGAGGAGGCCATCGCGACCGGCGGCGATCCGCTGCATCTGGTCAAGGTCTTCGCGATCAGCGAGCGCGCCGCCGTGCGGTACGCCGCCAACGCCCACGCGCTACTTCAACCCGAGCCCGAACACAGCCGGCACCCCACGCCACCTGCCGGACAACATCTGCAGGAATGA